A genomic window from Sulfurimonas paralvinellae includes:
- the waaF gene encoding lipopolysaccharide heptosyltransferase II, with protein sequence MKILIILPNWLGDAVMATPAIELLAKHYPHARFTFIGSYVSIEALKHHPLCEKAIVDETKKASSRLLATYKLARELGPFNMAITFRNQLHSSLLLRFTGTVLTIAKRSWHSMFLLSHTPKIKADKHLVKQYAKLAMTNVSDFSFDEIGPLKLYIEPKDFEKPTLGINAGATYGSAKRWYPERFAQVATDYADKYDIIIFGGPNEVEMAKEIENNLKTLGITNYTNLAGKTNIEELCANIGGCSLFITNDSGPMHVAAAYQVPTVSIFGPTKYKETSQWMNEKSKLVRHEMECSPCMKRECPLGHHECMKSITASEVSEAVKELDS encoded by the coding sequence ATGAAAATACTGATAATTTTACCAAACTGGCTTGGTGATGCCGTCATGGCAACACCTGCCATTGAACTTTTGGCAAAGCACTACCCTCACGCAAGGTTTACATTTATAGGCTCGTATGTCAGTATTGAAGCATTGAAACACCATCCACTTTGCGAAAAAGCGATTGTCGATGAGACAAAAAAAGCATCATCACGTCTGCTTGCGACTTATAAACTCGCACGTGAGCTTGGACCTTTCAACATGGCCATCACCTTTCGTAATCAGCTGCACTCTTCACTACTGCTTCGCTTCACGGGCACCGTACTTACCATTGCCAAACGTTCATGGCATTCCATGTTTCTTCTCTCTCATACACCAAAGATAAAAGCCGATAAACATCTCGTTAAGCAGTATGCCAAACTTGCCATGACAAATGTGAGTGATTTTTCCTTTGATGAAATTGGACCTCTGAAGCTCTACATTGAGCCGAAAGATTTTGAAAAACCAACACTCGGCATCAATGCCGGAGCTACCTACGGCAGTGCAAAACGCTGGTATCCCGAACGCTTTGCCCAAGTGGCAACTGATTATGCCGACAAATATGACATCATTATCTTTGGCGGACCAAATGAAGTGGAAATGGCAAAAGAGATTGAAAACAATCTCAAAACTTTGGGTATCACAAATTACACAAACCTTGCAGGAAAAACAAACATAGAAGAGCTCTGTGCCAATATAGGCGGCTGCTCACTCTTTATCACCAATGACAGTGGTCCTATGCATGTGGCAGCTGCCTATCAGGTTCCGACAGTCTCTATTTTTGGTCCGACAAAGTACAAAGAGACATCCCAATGGATGAATGAAAAAAGCAAGCTGGTTCGGCATGAGATGGAGTGCAGTCCATGTATGAAAAGGGAGTGTCCGCTTGGACATCACGAGTGTATGAAGAGTATTACAGCTTCAGAGGTGAGTGAAGCTGTAAAAGAGTTAGATTCCTAA
- a CDS encoding YfaZ family outer membrane protein, producing MLKKMTLLSAATVAAFAMHTGEININDKDLELNAKFDIGQFNDAVEPNTMFVGGRFLNADADHSDDEHADIDPFYEVNFLMMRPIGNHGMKVGLGAKLNHTKDFTSVPLGLEFSYRIPAADFVPMHLNGQLYYAPSVLAFSKADSFMEYRLSYDIELIKNGNLTVGYRKLDTDYEGRNGDFTYNSSWYIGFKIGF from the coding sequence ATGTTAAAGAAAATGACACTTTTAAGTGCAGCAACTGTTGCAGCATTTGCAATGCATACAGGTGAAATTAATATTAATGATAAAGATTTGGAACTTAATGCTAAGTTTGATATAGGACAGTTTAACGATGCTGTTGAACCAAATACAATGTTCGTAGGCGGTAGATTTTTAAATGCCGATGCGGATCATTCTGATGATGAACATGCAGATATTGACCCGTTTTATGAGGTGAATTTCCTGATGATGCGACCAATTGGCAATCATGGTATGAAAGTTGGATTAGGAGCAAAACTGAATCATACAAAAGATTTTACTTCTGTTCCTTTAGGATTGGAATTTTCATACAGAATTCCGGCAGCAGATTTTGTACCTATGCATCTTAATGGTCAGTTATACTATGCACCTTCAGTACTTGCATTTTCAAAAGCAGACAGTTTTATGGAATACCGTTTAAGTTATGACATTGAACTTATCAAAAATGGTAACCTGACAGTTGGTTATAGAAAACTTGATACTGATTACGAAGGTAGAAATGGCGATTTTACTTACAACTCTTCTTGGTACATAGGATTTAAAATAGGTTTTTAG
- the rfaE1 gene encoding D-glycero-beta-D-manno-heptose-7-phosphate kinase, translating to MNILKEAKPNILVLGDLMIDHYLWGSCERISPEAPVQVVDVAKETTVLGGAGNVINNLKALGAEVSVAGVIGDDANGEELREMLREIAVDTQKLIIQAGRKTSKKSRVIAVSQQILRYDKESKDAIEDVSVEKILDSIKEGIKEYDALILSDYGKGVLTETLCQGVIALANANGVKVLVDPKGSDFSKYRGAYLLTPNKKEAQFATGMKIDDEGSLKEALLTLKSECDLDISLITLSEDGIAIYDDELKRFPTVAKEVFDVTGAGDTVIASIAYALSAGKDIDETAQFANLAAGVVVGKIGSATVTIDEIEEYEASLHKSTSDAHIKTFEEIDAIVQRYKTQGKKVVFTNGCFDILHVGHVKYLQIAKSFGDVLIVGLNSDASVSRLKGPTRPVNVAEDRAYLLAALEAVDFVVPFEEDTPYELIKMIAPDVLVKGGDYEGKTVVGTEFARELKLVDFVDGKSTTKTIEKIQGQTC from the coding sequence ATGAATATCTTAAAAGAGGCGAAGCCCAATATCTTAGTTCTTGGGGATCTGATGATAGATCATTATCTCTGGGGAAGCTGTGAACGCATAAGCCCGGAAGCTCCTGTACAGGTAGTCGATGTCGCAAAAGAGACAACGGTACTTGGCGGAGCAGGAAATGTCATAAATAATCTCAAAGCTTTGGGTGCAGAGGTAAGTGTCGCCGGTGTTATCGGTGATGATGCCAATGGAGAAGAGCTGCGTGAGATGCTGCGTGAGATAGCCGTAGATACGCAGAAGCTTATTATTCAGGCAGGACGCAAGACATCGAAAAAGAGTCGCGTCATAGCCGTAAGTCAGCAGATATTACGTTATGATAAAGAGAGTAAAGATGCCATTGAAGATGTATCAGTAGAGAAAATTTTGGATTCTATCAAAGAGGGTATAAAAGAGTATGATGCACTGATACTCTCAGATTACGGTAAAGGTGTTTTAACTGAGACCTTATGTCAGGGTGTCATTGCATTGGCAAATGCAAATGGCGTGAAAGTGTTGGTCGATCCAAAGGGGAGCGATTTTAGTAAATACAGAGGTGCTTACCTGCTTACACCAAATAAAAAAGAGGCACAGTTCGCAACAGGAATGAAGATAGATGACGAAGGTTCACTCAAAGAGGCTTTGCTTACGTTAAAGAGTGAGTGTGACTTGGATATTTCACTCATTACGCTTTCTGAAGATGGTATCGCTATCTATGATGATGAGTTGAAACGTTTTCCGACTGTTGCCAAAGAGGTCTTTGATGTAACGGGTGCAGGAGATACGGTCATTGCTTCTATTGCCTATGCCCTGAGTGCAGGGAAAGATATTGATGAAACAGCACAGTTTGCAAATCTTGCAGCGGGTGTCGTTGTCGGTAAGATCGGCTCGGCTACGGTTACGATAGATGAGATAGAAGAGTATGAAGCAAGCCTGCATAAAAGTACTTCCGATGCACACATCAAAACATTTGAAGAGATCGATGCCATTGTACAGCGTTATAAAACACAGGGCAAAAAAGTCGTCTTTACAAATGGTTGTTTTGATATTCTGCATGTGGGTCATGTGAAGTATCTTCAAATCGCTAAAAGTTTTGGGGATGTCTTAATCGTCGGGTTAAACTCCGATGCTTCTGTTTCACGTCTCAAAGGGCCGACGCGTCCTGTCAATGTCGCAGAAGATAGAGCTTATTTGCTTGCAGCACTTGAAGCGGTCGATTTTGTAGTACCTTTTGAAGAAGATACACCGTATGAACTTATAAAAATGATAGCTCCGGATGTGCTTGTAAAAGGCGGAGATTACGAAGGAAAGACTGTTGTGGGTACAGAATTTGCTAGAGAATTGAAACTTGTGGACTTTGTCGATGGCAAAAGTACAACAAAAACTATAGAAAAGATACAAGGACAGACATGTTAA
- the rfaD gene encoding ADP-glyceromanno-heptose 6-epimerase, producing the protein MKYIEEDLKDKTILITGGAGFIGANLAFYFQENHPDAHVVVLDSFRSGETLSNGNLKSFGHFKNLIGFNGEVISGDINDKDLLLDLEVNYKFDYIFHEAAISDTTALEQDLMIKTNVNAFKDLLDLAVAHDANMIYASSAATYGGSDTFKVGHEDPNNVYGFSKVMMDNIAYDYMKNSDISIVGLRYFNVYGAREYFKNTTASMVLQFGHQLLAGKNPRLFEGSDKILRDFIYIEDIIQANIKAMAPKKSGVYNVGTGKARSFQDIVDILQRELGTSATCEYIPNPYVGSYQFFTQADIEDTKEYLGYAPAYEMEEGIKAYVPEIKRIYETEVKK; encoded by the coding sequence ATGAAATATATTGAAGAAGATCTAAAAGATAAGACAATACTGATAACTGGAGGGGCAGGTTTTATCGGTGCCAACCTTGCTTTTTACTTTCAAGAGAATCATCCGGATGCACATGTCGTCGTTCTTGACAGTTTTCGAAGCGGTGAGACTTTAAGTAACGGAAATTTAAAATCATTTGGACATTTTAAAAATCTCATTGGCTTTAATGGTGAAGTTATCAGTGGAGATATCAATGATAAGGACCTGCTTTTGGACCTTGAGGTCAATTATAAGTTCGACTACATTTTCCATGAAGCGGCTATTTCCGACACGACTGCATTAGAGCAGGATCTTATGATAAAGACAAATGTAAATGCTTTTAAAGATCTGCTCGATCTTGCAGTGGCACACGATGCCAATATGATCTATGCATCTTCTGCAGCAACGTATGGAGGCAGTGACACTTTTAAAGTGGGGCATGAAGATCCAAATAATGTCTATGGCTTTTCAAAAGTGATGATGGATAACATCGCCTACGATTATATGAAAAATTCAGATATCAGCATCGTCGGACTTCGTTATTTTAATGTCTATGGCGCACGTGAGTATTTTAAAAATACGACGGCTTCTATGGTACTGCAATTTGGTCATCAGCTTCTAGCAGGTAAAAATCCGCGTCTTTTTGAAGGCAGTGACAAAATTCTGCGTGACTTTATCTATATAGAAGATATCATTCAGGCAAATATCAAAGCGATGGCTCCGAAAAAAAGCGGTGTTTACAATGTAGGAACAGGAAAAGCGAGAAGTTTCCAAGATATCGTTGATATCTTGCAGCGTGAGCTTGGCACATCGGCAACGTGTGAGTATATTCCAAACCCTTATGTCGGATCGTACCAGTTCTTTACGCAGGCAGATATAGAAGATACGAAAGAGTACCTAGGATATGCGCCTGCTTATGAGATGGAAGAGGGCATCAAGGCTTATGTTCCAGAGATTAAACGCATTTATGAAACAGAAGTAAAAAAATAA
- a CDS encoding c-type cytochrome, producing MKKIVIASIATLALVTAASAAVNGKACAACHGANWEKHAMGKSKVVAEMSHADIAAALKGYKAGTFGGPMKGVMKGQVARYSDADLEAFAQTIGK from the coding sequence ATGAAAAAAATCGTAATCGCTTCAATCGCTACTTTAGCATTAGTAACAGCTGCATCTGCTGCAGTAAATGGAAAAGCATGTGCTGCATGTCATGGTGCTAACTGGGAAAAACACGCTATGGGTAAATCTAAAGTTGTTGCTGAAATGAGTCACGCTGATATCGCTGCTGCACTTAAAGGTTACAAAGCTGGAACTTTCGGTGGACCAATGAAAGGTGTTATGAAAGGTCAAGTAGCACGTTACTCTGATGCTGATTTAGAAGCTTTCGCACAAACTATCGGTAAATAA
- the ccoS gene encoding cbb3-type cytochrome oxidase assembly protein CcoS produces MSNWIIAMMLGVSIFLGSIAVVALIWAIKKGQFDDEEKFLNAVKFDGVEDLNDAANLERKKEELRKKAYKPE; encoded by the coding sequence ATGAGTAATTGGATTATAGCTATGATGCTTGGAGTTTCCATCTTTTTGGGAAGTATTGCTGTTGTTGCTTTGATATGGGCAATAAAAAAAGGACAGTTCGATGATGAAGAGAAATTTTTAAATGCTGTGAAGTTCGATGGAGTAGAGGATCTTAATGATGCTGCAAATCTTGAACGTAAAAAAGAAGAGTTAAGAAAAAAGGCATATAAACCAGAATAA
- a CDS encoding heavy metal translocating P-type ATPase, with product MSEKIACDHCHLEFSKEVMIEDDGHYFCCNGCQGVFHLLRDQGLDGFYQKLGSEKLAPPSQQYEDSANFDTPAFYERFVKKGEDGFLEVSLIIEGIHCAACVWLNEKALTNMDGVIATNINYTNNKAKIVWDDNVVKLSAIIDMIRAIGYNAYPYDASLQEEKANKERKDYYVRIAVAVFATMNMMTIMVAQYAGYFTGISGDIKNILNIGEWVLATPVLFYSGWPFFKGMYYGMKTKTVNMDTLVATGALLTYIYSIYITLTRNGEAYFDSVTMIVTFVLVGKFLEVLSKKSIADTLDIMSQHLVSDVQVIEDEKIVTKNVNDVLVGETILLNSGDRVAIDGEIIEGSGNFDESSLTGESEPIFKTKGDTVISGTVSIDADIKYMATKDYAHSTMSNIVSLLENAMNNKPRIQQLANKLSEYFSTVILALSFFTFVGWYLYSANFEQSFMIAIAVIVIACPCALALATPVATLVGLSIASKKGILFKEAAQLETMAKADVLTLDKTGTITQGHPEVVSSVIEKEFDLSLLNSLLLNSKHPIAKAVADHIYDETLKCYLLESFKNIASQGMTAMYKGKMLAGGNAKLMKAVGIDVDSSSHNSEFYFAYDDELLGKYELFDMPREDAKEAISKIKKMGIDVVMLTGDHAKSAQRVASMVGIEKLESQMTPQEKANYIESLHARGKTVVMAGDGVNDILALASSDIAIAMGNGSDIAIEVSDVVLLNDTFASLYDSFKISKRTFTMIKENLWLSLVYNGITIPLAMAGYIIPLIAAISMSVSSLLVVGNSLRIKIGYK from the coding sequence TTGTCTGAAAAAATTGCGTGTGATCATTGCCATTTAGAATTTTCCAAAGAGGTCATGATAGAAGATGACGGGCATTACTTTTGCTGTAACGGCTGTCAGGGTGTCTTTCATCTTTTGAGAGATCAGGGGCTTGACGGCTTCTATCAAAAACTCGGTTCAGAAAAACTTGCACCACCTTCACAGCAGTATGAAGATTCTGCAAACTTTGATACACCGGCATTTTATGAACGTTTTGTCAAAAAGGGAGAAGACGGTTTCTTAGAAGTATCGCTTATCATTGAAGGTATTCACTGTGCTGCGTGTGTCTGGCTGAACGAAAAGGCATTGACAAATATGGACGGCGTCATTGCCACGAATATCAACTATACAAACAACAAAGCCAAGATTGTTTGGGATGATAATGTAGTAAAACTTTCCGCCATCATCGACATGATACGTGCCATTGGTTACAATGCCTACCCTTATGATGCCTCCCTGCAGGAAGAAAAAGCCAACAAAGAGAGAAAAGACTACTATGTGCGAATAGCCGTTGCCGTATTTGCAACGATGAATATGATGACTATCATGGTTGCACAGTATGCGGGATACTTTACAGGAATCTCCGGCGATATAAAGAATATTCTCAATATTGGAGAGTGGGTTCTTGCTACACCTGTTCTCTTTTATAGCGGCTGGCCTTTTTTTAAAGGTATGTACTACGGTATGAAGACAAAAACGGTCAATATGGATACGCTTGTCGCTACGGGTGCACTTTTAACTTACATTTATTCTATTTATATCACACTGACACGAAATGGCGAGGCCTATTTTGATTCGGTTACGATGATTGTTACTTTTGTGCTTGTCGGTAAGTTCTTAGAGGTGCTTTCAAAGAAAAGTATTGCCGATACGCTTGATATCATGAGCCAGCATCTTGTGAGTGATGTTCAGGTTATTGAAGATGAAAAGATTGTAACAAAAAATGTCAATGATGTTCTTGTTGGCGAGACCATTCTTTTAAACAGCGGTGATCGTGTCGCTATTGACGGTGAGATCATTGAGGGCAGTGGGAATTTTGATGAATCGAGTTTGACAGGAGAGAGTGAGCCGATCTTTAAAACAAAAGGTGATACAGTCATCAGCGGCACGGTGAGCATCGATGCAGATATAAAATATATGGCAACGAAAGATTATGCGCATTCGACAATGAGCAATATTGTCTCACTGCTTGAAAATGCGATGAACAACAAACCTCGTATTCAGCAACTCGCCAACAAGCTTAGTGAATACTTCTCGACGGTCATTCTCGCACTTTCCTTTTTTACATTTGTCGGCTGGTATCTTTACTCAGCGAATTTTGAACAGTCGTTTATGATCGCAATTGCCGTGATAGTCATTGCCTGTCCATGTGCTTTGGCACTTGCTACACCGGTGGCAACTCTTGTAGGACTCTCTATCGCTTCAAAAAAAGGGATACTCTTTAAAGAAGCGGCTCAACTTGAAACGATGGCAAAAGCCGATGTCTTGACGCTTGATAAGACAGGTACGATCACCCAGGGGCATCCAGAAGTTGTCAGCAGTGTCATAGAAAAAGAGTTTGACCTTTCACTGCTGAACTCTTTGCTTCTCAATTCAAAACATCCGATCGCCAAGGCAGTAGCCGATCATATCTATGATGAAACACTGAAATGTTATCTGCTTGAGAGCTTTAAAAATATTGCTTCTCAGGGGATGACGGCAATGTATAAAGGTAAAATGCTCGCAGGCGGTAATGCAAAATTGATGAAAGCTGTCGGCATCGATGTTGACAGTTCAAGCCACAACAGTGAGTTCTATTTTGCCTATGACGATGAACTTTTAGGAAAATATGAACTTTTTGATATGCCGCGTGAGGATGCAAAAGAGGCGATTAGCAAAATCAAGAAGATGGGAATCGATGTTGTCATGCTGACAGGAGATCATGCAAAAAGTGCACAAAGAGTCGCTTCGATGGTTGGTATTGAAAAATTGGAATCTCAAATGACACCACAAGAAAAAGCGAATTATATAGAATCACTGCATGCAAGAGGAAAAACAGTTGTGATGGCAGGCGACGGTGTCAATGATATTTTAGCGCTTGCCAGCTCGGATATTGCCATCGCTATGGGTAACGGCAGTGATATCGCCATTGAAGTCAGTGATGTTGTCCTTTTAAATGACACATTTGCCTCTCTTTATGACAGTTTTAAGATTTCAAAACGGACATTTACAATGATAAAAGAGAATCTTTGGCTTTCTCTTGTCTATAACGGCATTACTATTCCACTAGCAATGGCTGGCTACATCATACCGCTTATAGCAGCTATTTCAATGAGTGTCAGTTCTCTACTAGTTGTTGGTAATTCTCTACGAATAAAAATTGGATACAAATAA
- a CDS encoding asparaginase domain-containing protein, translating into MLILNSGGTFNKRYNEETGVLEVPYDNDAIDEIMASVKHHYMLAGVVYKDSLDMDTEDRKRIASIIAESDEAEFVLVHGTDTMDETAEFLDTLFDDRVIVLTGAMKPYSIDRSEASFNLGMAIGFAEVQEIAGVYICMNGYVKPWQELKKNPAIGKFQVV; encoded by the coding sequence ATGTTAATACTTAATAGCGGCGGAACATTTAATAAACGCTACAATGAAGAAACGGGTGTTTTGGAAGTGCCTTATGACAATGATGCCATCGATGAGATAATGGCTTCGGTTAAGCATCACTATATGCTTGCGGGTGTTGTCTATAAAGACTCCCTTGATATGGATACAGAAGACAGAAAACGCATTGCAAGCATCATAGCCGAATCGGATGAAGCAGAGTTCGTACTTGTTCATGGAACAGATACAATGGATGAAACGGCAGAGTTTCTTGATACGCTTTTTGATGACAGGGTGATTGTACTCACAGGTGCTATGAAGCCTTACAGCATTGACAGATCAGAAGCAAGTTTTAATCTCGGTATGGCAATAGGTTTTGCTGAGGTGCAAGAGATAGCAGGTGTCTATATCTGCATGAACGGTTATGTCAAACCATGGCAGGAACTCAAAAAAAATCCAGCAATAGGAAAATTTCAAGTTGTCTGA
- the gmhB gene encoding D-glycero-beta-D-manno-heptose 1,7-bisphosphate 7-phosphatase, which translates to MKKALFLDRDGVVNVEKEYLYKQEDFEFIDGIFELCRHYQDLGYLIFVVTNQSGIARKFYTEEDFEKLTQWMLEVLKNNGVTITKVYHCPHHPEISGVCECRKPKPGMLLEAAGEFDVDLQNSIMIGDKERDIEAGLNAGLRENYLLDESGCVSNSKATKIVKKLDEIWK; encoded by the coding sequence GTGAAAAAAGCGCTTTTTTTAGATCGTGATGGTGTTGTAAATGTTGAAAAAGAGTACCTTTACAAGCAAGAGGATTTTGAATTTATTGATGGTATCTTCGAGCTTTGCCGTCATTATCAAGATTTAGGTTATTTGATTTTTGTTGTAACGAATCAGTCTGGAATTGCCAGAAAATTTTATACAGAAGAAGATTTTGAAAAGCTCACGCAGTGGATGCTAGAAGTGCTTAAAAACAATGGTGTAACTATTACAAAGGTCTATCACTGCCCGCATCACCCTGAAATATCAGGAGTGTGTGAATGCCGTAAACCAAAACCGGGAATGCTTTTGGAAGCGGCAGGTGAGTTTGATGTGGATCTGCAAAACTCTATTATGATAGGGGATAAAGAGAGAGATATTGAAGCAGGTCTCAATGCAGGTCTGCGTGAGAACTATCTTTTGGATGAGAGCGGCTGCGTGAGCAACTCAAAAGCGACAAAAATTGTAAAAAAATTAGATGAAATTTGGAAGTGA
- the gmhA gene encoding D-sedoheptulose 7-phosphate isomerase, which produces MKNYIKDQIKKSYETKQAIYENEALLNEIEKVAQMCVDLYKGDKKTILAGNGGSAADAQHIAAELVGRYGFDRPSIPSLALTTDTSNLTAIGNDYGYDQIFSRQLEGMGQEGDIFIGISTSGNSVNIIKAFESAKKKGITTVALTGRDGGEMAKMADVALVVPSNSTPRIQESHILIGHIICDIIEKETFGDGV; this is translated from the coding sequence ATGAAAAACTACATTAAAGATCAGATAAAAAAATCATATGAAACCAAACAGGCTATCTATGAAAATGAAGCCCTCTTGAATGAGATTGAAAAAGTCGCACAGATGTGTGTCGATCTCTATAAAGGCGATAAAAAAACAATTTTAGCCGGTAATGGCGGTAGTGCTGCTGATGCACAGCATATTGCTGCTGAACTTGTCGGGCGTTACGGTTTTGACAGACCATCTATTCCATCTTTGGCACTGACAACCGATACTTCAAACCTAACTGCAATCGGAAATGACTATGGATATGATCAAATCTTCTCACGTCAGCTTGAAGGGATGGGGCAAGAGGGAGATATCTTCATCGGTATTTCTACGTCGGGCAACTCTGTCAATATTATTAAAGCCTTTGAGAGTGCAAAGAAAAAAGGGATAACAACAGTAGCACTGACCGGTCGTGACGGTGGTGAGATGGCAAAAATGGCTGATGTTGCACTTGTTGTTCCTTCAAACTCTACACCGCGTATTCAGGAGTCACACATTCTTATTGGTCATATCATCTGTGATATCATTGAAAAAGAGACTTTTGGGGATGGTGTGTAG
- a CDS encoding citrate/2-methylcitrate synthase, which translates to MGKLFTRDTQAIFWNNNKTAIQRMLDYDYTIKREKPSVAAIVAPTSGNKFEKFFWGGDEIMIPLYKSTTEAKAAQPQADVLLNFASFRTAYDVTMEALNLGGFKTIMITAEGIPERLARGMNAYARELNVTVIGPATVGAIVPGAFKIANIGGTIENIINSKLHRAGSCGLVTRSGGLFNELSNIIAINADGIAEGVAIGGDRFVGSVFIDNLLRMEKNDDVKYMILLGEVGGTEEYKVIEAVKSGKITKPIIAWCIGTIAKYYDSGVQFGHAGASANGDMETAEAKNRAMAEAGIHVPATFNDLPATIMEVYSDLKAKGVIGEIEEPEINTVPKVRRPKNFICTISDDRGEEATYAGFPISSVATPDTGKGIGDVISLLWFKKQYPKWATDFIETVIKTVADHGPAVSGAHNAKVTARAGKSVVEALVTGLLTIGPRFGGAIDGAAKYFKYADDNNMTPAEFLGYMKKEGVPIPGIGHRIKSLKNPDLRVTGLMNYAAEHFPSHSLLDYAKTVEALTTSKKENLILNVDGTIGILMVDMWRALGYSEEEINEFIESGTLNAFFIVGRSIGFIGHVLDEKRLAMPMYRHPMDDILYDVQKAEKL; encoded by the coding sequence ATGGGAAAATTATTTACTAGAGATACACAAGCGATTTTTTGGAATAACAACAAAACTGCTATCCAAAGAATGCTTGATTATGATTACACAATCAAAAGAGAGAAACCATCTGTTGCAGCTATCGTTGCACCTACAAGCGGAAACAAGTTTGAAAAATTCTTTTGGGGTGGTGATGAAATCATGATACCACTTTACAAAAGTACAACAGAAGCAAAAGCTGCACAGCCGCAAGCTGATGTACTTTTAAACTTTGCATCATTCAGAACTGCTTATGATGTAACAATGGAAGCTTTAAATCTTGGTGGATTTAAAACGATCATGATTACAGCAGAAGGTATTCCTGAGAGACTTGCTCGTGGTATGAATGCATATGCAAGAGAATTAAATGTAACTGTAATTGGACCGGCGACTGTTGGTGCGATTGTTCCTGGTGCATTTAAAATCGCAAATATCGGTGGTACTATTGAGAATATTATTAACTCAAAACTACATCGTGCTGGTTCATGTGGACTTGTAACTCGTTCGGGTGGTCTTTTTAATGAACTTTCTAACATCATTGCTATCAATGCAGATGGTATTGCTGAAGGTGTAGCTATCGGTGGTGATAGATTTGTTGGTTCAGTTTTCATTGACAACTTACTTCGTATGGAAAAAAATGATGATGTAAAATACATGATCTTACTAGGTGAAGTTGGTGGTACTGAAGAGTATAAAGTAATAGAGGCAGTTAAATCTGGAAAGATTACTAAACCAATTATTGCTTGGTGTATCGGTACAATTGCTAAGTATTATGACTCTGGTGTTCAATTCGGTCACGCAGGTGCATCTGCAAATGGTGACATGGAGACAGCTGAAGCGAAAAACAGAGCAATGGCAGAAGCAGGTATTCACGTTCCGGCTACTTTTAATGACCTGCCGGCAACTATTATGGAAGTATACAGTGACCTTAAAGCAAAAGGCGTTATCGGTGAAATTGAAGAGCCAGAGATAAACACAGTGCCTAAAGTACGTCGTCCTAAAAACTTCATTTGTACTATCTCTGATGACAGAGGCGAAGAAGCGACATATGCAGGTTTCCCAATCTCATCAGTTGCCACTCCAGATACAGGTAAAGGTATCGGTGATGTTATTTCACTTCTATGGTTCAAAAAACAGTATCCAAAATGGGCTACGGACTTCATTGAGACTGTTATCAAAACTGTTGCTGACCATGGTCCTGCTGTTTCAGGTGCGCATAATGCAAAAGTTACAGCACGTGCGGGTAAATCTGTTGTTGAAGCATTAGTGACTGGACTATTGACTATCGGTCCAAGATTCGGTGGTGCAATCGATGGTGCTGCCAAATATTTCAAATATGCAGATGACAACAACATGACGCCAGCTGAATTCTTAGGTTATATGAAAAAAGAAGGTGTGCCAATTCCAGGTATCGGTCACCGTATTAAATCATTAAAAAATCCAGACTTACGTGTAACTGGTCTTATGAACTATGCAGCTGAACATTTCCCAAGTCATTCACTTCTTGACTATGCAAAAACTGTTGAAGCATTGACTACAAGTAAAAAAGAGAACCTTATCTTAAACGTTGACGGTACTATCGGTATCTTAATGGTAGATATGTGGAGAGCTCTTGGTTACTCTGAAGAAGAGATCAATGAGTTTATCGAATCAGGTACACTCAATGCATTCTTCATTGTTGGTCGTTCAATCGGTTTCATTGGTCACGTACTTGATGAAAAACGTCTTGCAATGCCAATGTATCGTCACCCAATGGATGATATACTTTACGATGTTCAAAAAGCAGAAAAACTTTAA